The following are encoded in a window of Dysidea avara chromosome 4, odDysAvar1.4, whole genome shotgun sequence genomic DNA:
- the LOC136253713 gene encoding uncharacterized protein — protein MAHNTDKEDNHFEDELETDTLEDVYVYVTRKQYRGGLTQNQKRIVRRKAANFCVVDGELVFRKKHKGKDEVQQVRYIRERKEQLRIVQACHGDQTSGHLGYRKTLARITERFMWKGVSKDAKEIVQRCDICQHVNRKLETIAPALNPVPVKAPWYHLGVDFVGPIAYQSPAGNRYILTVIDYFTKWAEAIATPDKSAFQVANSLFKIFMRMGIPRVITTDQGTEFNNHLDKRMMSLLQIDHRLTTAYHPQANGLVERFNQTLQNMIVKFIDHKKEQWEDFLDTCVYSYNTSKQESTQYSPFELMFARKPVLPVDINTEKKDPDVLLTDFCKAEDPSLLNELHHAKQATLNAAKANILKAQQRQKEQYDKRNYKPGAYAVGAKMLIRDNKRKKRKGGKLDYRWLGPYEIVKSLGKGLYSLKGVENPEKVIERVHGTRLKPYMSPIQPIPPKSPTAVDASTSSGTSYSDSSSKNQKFKDCEVNRLQDQQMKSDSTARNSNSPVPLPSLSQGISKEHSDVVQDSQEVNSIIQASTPLCMEEFVPELLPSGTRISPICGTKKGDTQLSATPKSPENRIVDAIFDSPKGVTKCKRLLQFSSPDKNCPDLVKPQRKRKLLKDVFKTNESACKKVKSDPVKEIHKNDCEMDTGSTNNAEKQLTKIWNGKPCHVVKARIGRNAVHHGSFHSLKPNQDVNDEIIHTYLELLSNIQGNTFAMISQTLSCILSHTSAGKHSHLLSKESLSTYKYIGGCYNQGSNHWILIAMDLEQKSFYYLDPYGPSRSSRGAFAAVKNYFKRRGEILGKDHLDITKFELKQLKRKIQYDTSNCGVYCMKMAEQLFLSGSIEENSLCRMNTTQARIDIGVALLSYSVDMTERCIMCGAGEQSISHPQYVDWVRCDKCKQWSHIICTNLKPEEAKNVKTFSCHECSQDIHQINDFE, from the exons ATGGCTCATAATACTGATAAGGAGGATAACCATTTCGAGGACGAATTGGAAACTGACACACTAGAAGATGTTTATGTTTATGTGACAAGGAAGCAGTATAGAGGAGGCCTTACTCAAAATCAGAAGCGAATTGTAAGAAGAAAGGCAGCAAACTTTTGTGTGGTTGATGGAGAATTGGTGTTTAGAAAAAAACATAAAGGAAAGGATGAG GTGCAACAAGTTCGATACATTAGAGAAAGAAAGGAACAGCTTAGGATTGTACAAGCTTGTCATGGAGATCAGACCTCTGGCCATCTTGGATACAGGAAGACACTGGCAAGAATTACTGAGAGGTTTATGTGGAAAGGGGTATCTAAGGATGCTAAAGAAATT GTGCAACGATGTGATATTTGCCAGCATGTGAACAGAAAGCTAGAAACTATTGCCCCTGCACTGAATCCTGTACCAGTCAAGGCTCCCTGGTATCATCTAGGCGTAGATTTTGTTGGCCCAATTGCATATCAGTCTCCAGCag GAAATCGCTATATTTTAACAGTTATTGACTACTTCACAAAGTGGGCAGAGGCCATAGCTACCCCGGACAAAAGTGCATTTCAAGTAGCTAATTCTCTATTTAAG ATTTTCATGAGGATGGGAATTCCTAGAGTCATCACAACAGATCAGGGAACAGAATTTAACAACCACCTTGATAAACGAATGATGTCATTGCTCCAGATTGATCACAGATTAACAACTGCTTATCATCCGCAG GCCAATGGCTTGGTTGAACGATTTAACCAGACACTACAGAACATGATTGTGAAATTTATTGATCATAAGAAAGAGCAATGGGAAGACTTTTTGGATACATgtgtttatagctataatacctCCAAACAAGAATCTACACAATACTCACCATTTGAACTCATGTTTGCACGAAAGCCAGTGCTACCGGTTGACATTAATACCGAAAAGAAAGATCCTGATGTATTGTTAACGGATTTTTGCAAAGCAGAAGATCCTTCTCTACTTAATGAGCTTCATCATGCTAAGCAAGCAACACTTAATGCTGCAAAGGCTAACATTCTGAAAGCACAACAAAGACAAAAAGAACAGTATGATAAGAGAAACTATAAGCCAG GAGCTTATGCTGTAGGAGCCAAAATGCTTATTAGAGATAATAAAAGGAAGAAAAGGAAGGGAGGAAAACTGGATTACAGATGGCTTGGTCCTTATGAAATTGTAAAATCACTAGGAAAAGGTCTCTACAGTTTAAAAGGAGTTGAAAATCCTGAAAAGGTCATTGAAAGAGTGCATGGCACTCGTCTCAAGCCTTATATGTCTCCAATACAGCCAATACCTCCTAAA AGTCCAACTGCAGTAGATGCATCTACCAGTTCTGGTACATCATATTCCGATTCATCAagcaaaaatcaaaaatttaAGGATTGTGAAG taaacCGACTGCAAGATCAACAAATGAAATCTGACAGTACTGCAAGAAATTCTAATTCACCTGTGCCACTTCCTTCATTAAGCCAAGGAATAAGCAAGGAGCACTCTGATG TTGTACAGGATAGCCAGGAAGTTAACAGTATAATTCAAGCTAGCACACCTCTTTGTATGGAAGAGTTTGTTCCTGAACTACTTCCAAGTGGCACTCGAATTTCACCAATTTGTGGGACTAAGAAAGGAGATACACAGCTTAGTGCTACACCTAAATCACCTG AGAATAGAATTGTAGATGCAATTTTTGATTCGCCTAAAGGAGTTACTAAATGTAAAAGATTACTGCAGTTTTCTAGTCCTGATAAGAATTGTCCTGATCTTGTGAAACCACAGAGGAAGCGCAAATTGCTGAAAGATGTTTTTAAAACT AATGAGAGTGCTTGCAAGAAGGTAAAGAGTGATCCAGTGAAGGAGATTCATAAGAATGACTGTGAGATGGATACAGGATCCACTAATAATGCAGAG AAACAGCTTACTAAGATTTGGAATGGAAAACCATGTCATGTTGTTAAAGCAAGGATAGGTAGAAATGCAGTTCACCACGGAAGTTTCCACAGCCTAAAACCAAATCAAGATGTAAATGATGAG ATAATCCATACATACCTTGAACTGTTATCAAATATCCAAGGAAATACTTTTGCCATGATTTCTCAGACACTATCTTGCATACTCAGCCATACCTCTGCTGGGAAGCATTCACACCTATTGTCTAAG GAATCATTGAGCACGTATAAGTACATTGGAGGATGCTACAACCAAGGTAGTAACCATTGGATTCTCATT GCTATGGACTTGGAGCAGAAAAGCTTTTATTATCTTGATCCCTATGGACCTTCACGGTCAAGCCGTGGTGCATTTGCTGCTGTAAA gaATTACTTCAAGAGAAGGGGTGAAATATTAGGAAAGGACCATTTAGACATCACTAAGTTTGAGTTGAAGCAGCTGAAGAGAAAGATTCAGTATGATACCTCCAACTGTGGTGTATACTGCATGAAG ATGGCTGAGCAGCTGTTTCTATCAGGAAGCATTGAAGAAAATAGCCTGTGCAGAATGAATACTACACAAGCACGGATTGATATAGGTGTTGCATTGCTTTCATACTCAG TTGATATGACCGAAAGGTGTATAATGTGTGGTGCAGGGGAACAAAGTATAAGTCACCCACAATATGTTGATTGG GTACGATGTGATAAATGTAAGCAATGGTCACACATCATCTGTACCAACCTGAAGCCTGAAGAGGCCAAGAATGTAAAAACTTTTTCATGCCACGAATGCTCCCAGGACATTCACCAGATTAATGACTTTGAATAA